GAACTGGGGAAGCTGAGGATAATATGTTATAATGTTTGTACTGGCTGCAAATCAAAGGATTACACAGTTTATATGACATCAGTGTTGTACTGCTAAGGACAATGAGATTGAAGAAGGATCTGATCCTGCTGGTACTCATCTCTCTGTGCGTTGCTCAGAAGAAGGGCACTCAGGAAACATGGGAGCATAGAGGTAATAGTTTTGTTTACCAATTTAACAGTTTAGTAGAATAATCATGGATTCGGGGCTGAAATTACATCATTCAGTTCTAGTACGTAGTCCTTGCTCTGCATCACTGCACAAAAATGTTGAATATAAATGTTGTGTAACTGATGCTCccagtgtttttatttcaaggacttttttaaaaaaaaagtttttaaatcagtaaaaaataaataacttgcAAATATACTACATACAGCTATTTATCTTCATATGGGTTATACAGAAAACCAAAGCTAGCCTAAAAGGCCTTTCCTAAAGAACCAAAAGTGGCTCATTGGCTCCACCACTGAGCTCATATGGGCACATACcagtgttcaaaagtttggggtcacccagacaattttgtgttttccatgaaaagtcacacttttatttaccaccataagttgtaaaatgaatagaaaatctagtcaagacatttttctggccattttgagcatttaatcgaccccacaaacgtgatgctccagaaactcaatctgctcaaaggaaggtcagttttatagcttctctaaagagctaaactgttttcagctgtgctaacatgattgtacaagggttttctaatcatccattagccttctgaggcaatgagcaaacacattgtaccattagaacactggagtgatagttgctggaaatgggcctctatacacctatgtagatattgcaccaaaaaccagacatttagtagaatttagctagaatagtcatttaccacattagcaatgtatagagtgtatttctgatttagtttaaagtgatcttcattgaaaagaacagtgcttttctttcaaaaataaggaaatttcaaagtgaccccaaacttttgaacggtagtgtgcgtatatatatatatatatatatatatatatatatatatatatatatatatatatatatatatataattattattatttttttttaggtaTAATTTGTAAATGTTTTGCATAACTGCTTACTTCATAGACAAGACAAATGGCAAAAGCTGCTCAAACCTGACCCAAGTGCTGGACAACTGGAAATATGCCATCATGTACCAGGTGAAGGATATGCTGGTCAATGACCATGCTTCAGTCTTACCTGAATATATGAGGTGAGTGAATGGCTGTACAGAACATCACTGAAAAGTAAGTTGACCAATGAAGAAGAGGAACAGAAATGTGGTTTTCTAAGAGTCACTTGGTTTATTAAGGGAAATCAGGGCTAAACTTTATTACATTGAGTCATTTTTATGGATTAATTTACCATAGCCATAACTTCTGCAAAAAAAATTActtggaaagtgtgtgtgtgtgtgtgtgtgtgtgtgtgtgtgtgctgttttaTTACTTGCTGCAGACATGTATTAAAGTTGTTAATTTCTGGCGCAGCTACCACTGGCATTGTCAattcctatttaaaaaaaacacacacacacacgaaaaacaaaaacattgtgCCATGACTCAACTCCCATTACCTCATACATGGCAACACTTGCTGTGAAATCACTGAGCTCTTGAATCCCAAACATTTTTTCTGTACTTCTGTTATAACATTCACAGGATCAAGTCTCTGTCTGATGCAGCAGATGACCTCTACAATCAATTCAACACTCTGAAGGACAACCTGGCCAAACTCAGCAATAAATTTGACAAGGTGGAAGACTTTGTGGATGAGCTGCAGGCAGGGAAAATTCCCAAAGCCTGGCTGTGGAAGGCAGCACAGTGTCCACCTGTGAGAGTGCCGACACAGAAACCAACAAGAGCCTCAGGTAGAGGGCAGTGGGTTCGGAAGGCAAGAGCCAGGAGAGGCCCTGGTAGTTAGAGGATATTAGTGGAATTTTAGTGGGATATTAACAGGGAGGATTTATTATATACACTATTAGTAAAAGGTTCTTTAAATATTTCATTGGATAAATAAGGGTTTTTAGCTTCCTAAAAGAGTTCTACAAATAGGGAAAttattttttcctttgaatgtgaTTTCTTCATTACACAATAAGAATGAGAAAAtatacctttacacacacacacacatcacccaAAGATGGTAACACTGACAAATGCCATTCGCATGATTTTCACTATAAGGAACATTATCATTTTACGTGATGTTTTATTCTATTTAGATGCAAAGCTTTGCCTACAATATCTAGTTTTAAATTTAGCAGCCAAATCAGCTGGGCTGATTATACTTGCTTTGGCAAATCTATATATAAAAGTTAGATTTATGAGAAATGTATAAATAAAATTGGCTGTTTATCAGATAACATATTTTGatcacattttattaaatgtgtgctATAATAAAATTTACGTGTCTGTTTTTTACACAAGTCTCTTGGTTAATGATAATCATATGAACTATAGacaggtctctctctcacacacacacacacgtgtatgtatatatgtgtttgttttaaaattgtcacagtcgctcgctagtgtggaagttttacatctccgacacatcttttccagttttacctgcaactctgtgctgttagcatggcagcgcagtcaccttccagccggcgtAGCAGtggcgttagcgaaggccaatgctagcttacctccAACTCTGTGCTGTtaacgcggcagtccagttaccttccagccggcgtAGCAgtagcgaaggccaacactagcttacccacgactcggtgctgttaatgcagcagtgcagttaccttctagccagcgcaatgttagcgaaggccaatgctagtgcagttaaaccgaatattattattttccctgtgtaatttacttagttacaatTTAAaaccaacatcgacaactacacacaatggagcgacctggcagccaaaattctctcaaaatcttccgcttttaacgaagcaaactcgcggccatgtttgtttttaaattgtcacagtcgctcgctagtgtggaagttttacatctccgatgtgtctcttttccagtttttcgatgtctgttggtatgtttttctcttgtaaatatgcatgaagttcTAAtgttataatgaagttttggtag
This genomic interval from Neoarius graeffei isolate fNeoGra1 chromosome 20, fNeoGra1.pri, whole genome shotgun sequence contains the following:
- the si:dkey-282h22.5 gene encoding uncharacterized protein si:dkey-282h22.5, which encodes MRLKKDLILLVLISLCVAQKKGTQETWEHRDKTNGKSCSNLTQVLDNWKYAIMYQVKDMLVNDHASVLPEYMRIKSLSDAADDLYNQFNTLKDNLAKLSNKFDKVEDFVDELQAGKIPKAWLWKAAQCPPVRVPTQKPTRASGRGQWVRKARARRGPGS